Genomic window (Nevskia ramosa DSM 11499):
AGTACGATGAGGCCCTGCGTCCGGGTCTGCGTGCTGCCGGTCTCGTCACTCGCGATGCTCGCGAAGTCGAGCGCAAGAAGGTCGGCCTGCACGGCGCCCGTCGCGCTCCGCAGTACTCGAAGCGCTAATCGGCATTCGTGGCGACGCCTTCGCAGGCGCCGGCACGGTCGGAAGCTTCAAGGTTTTTGGGAGATCGTCTAATGGCAGGACAACAGATTCTGACTCTGTTTATCTAGGTTCGAGTCCTAGTCTCCCAGCCAGTAAAGGAAAGCGCTTAGCGATGAATTCGCTAGGCGCTTTTTCTTTTTCTGCAGTCGCTGTGCACTCTTCATTCTTCCGCGATGGCTACATCGAACAGCGGCCAACAAAAAGGGCGGAACGGCCATGCGGCCGTTCCGCCCGAGGCGATGCAGCTGTCAGCCGTGCTGTCTCAGCGGCCGCCGAGACCCGCGACTGCGGCCATCACGAAGAACACGTCGGTGTTGTCCAGCGTGCCGTGGATGAACTGCGAGCCGCGGCCGAATGCGGACAGCGGTATGTCGTTTCCGGTATGCGCGGCGACGGCGTCCGACACCTGGCCGGTGACCAGGAAGCCACCGAGCACGTCGCGGTTCAGCGGGCTGGCCGGATGGCTGTTCAGCGGGGCAGTGTTGTTGCCTGGCTGCTGGCTGTCGCGCAGCGGCAGCGGATTGGTCAGCCAGTCCTCATAGCGATCGGCGTTCGCGGCATAGCCGATCAGCAGCTTGAAGTCCGGATCCATCGACTGCGGATAGCCATCGGCGGCCTGCGTGTAGCGCGGGAAGCCTGCGGCATCGTAGGTGCCGACGACATTGCCGGCCGGGCCGCTGCCGCGCGGGCCGGCAGCGCCGGTGCCAGCGCCGGAACTGGCGCGACTGTCGAGATCAGCGCTGCTGACGGTGGAGCCGCCAATCACCGAGAAGCCGCCGTTCTCGTGGTCGGCGGTGACGATCACCAAGGTGTTCTTGTCGCGTGCCGCGAAGGCCTGCGCCACCGCGATGGCCTTGTCGAACTCGATGGTGTCCATGATCGCGCGTTCGGAATCCATGTTGTGCGACTGCTTGTCGATCGACGCGCCTTCCACCATCAGGAAGAAGCCGTTGCGGTTGCCGTTGTCGAGCACCTCGAGCGCCTTGCGGGTCATGTCCGGCAGCAGCGGCTGGTCGGGGAAGCCGAAGTCGTCGACCACCGTCGAGGTACCGCGGCGCTTGCCGAGCTTGTCCAGCGCCACATTCATGTTCGACAGCGCGAACAGGCCGAGCAGCGGCTGGTTGTTCGGCACGTTCAGCAGCGCGCTGTTGTTCGGCGCGTAGCTGAAGCCGGCGGCCTGGAAGTCGGCGATCAGGTTGCGCGCCGGGTCGAGCACGCCCGGGGCGATGCCGTAGGCGGAGACCAGATCGGCCGGCAGCACGTAGTCGGTGCCGTTGCCGCGCTGCGAACCGTTGAAGCCGGTGGCGTTGCCGCAGGGTTCGCTGCCTGCGCAGGTCGACGGGTTGGGCAGGAACCACTTGCGGCCGCCACCCATCAGCACATACAGGCCGTTGCTGGCACGTTCATCGAGGAACTGGTCGACGATGCCGGTGCCGTTGCCGCGCGCCTGGGTGTGCACGGCGTTGGCGGCCGGCGTGGCGTCGAACACATCGGCGGTGGTGACGATGCCGGTGCGGGTGCCGCGCACCCGGTGCAGGTATTCCGACAGATATTCGATGCGCGGATTGTCGAAGGCCGCAAGGGTGTCATCCGGGAAGACGCCTTCCTGGTTGTTCTGAGCCTTGTTGCCGGTGACGTAGTTGGACATGCCGGGGGCCGAATCGGTGACGATCGAGTTCAGCGAGGCCGTCATGATGCTGGCGCTGTACGGGAAGGTATCCATCGCCAGCGGCGTGATCGACTTGCCCTGGGAAATACCGCCCTGGACGATGCGCGCGGCCGAACGATGGCCGGCCCCCATGCCGTCGCCGAGCATGAAGATGATGTTCTTGACCGGCGTGATGCTGCCCGGCGCAGGAATGCCGATGATTTCGAAGTTGCCACTGCGGGTCACGCTGCTGCCGTTGCTCTGCAGCGCGCTGACCGTGAGCGTGTGCACGCCGGACGTGCTCAGCGAATAGGCACGCCGCGAGGCGACTGCCGTATTCGGCGCCACCGTGGGCACCAGACCGGTGGTGACCAGGCTGACGCTGCCCGGCACCGGCACGCCATCGACGCTGAAGCTGACGCTGCTGATCGTCTGGCCGGCGTCAGGCTGCACGGTGGCCTGCAGATCGAAGCGCTGGCCGGGAATGAAGCGGGCAATGATCGGCGCGCTGCTGACACCATTGGTGCGGAACAGCTCGCTGGGCGGGGTCAGCCGGGAAACGCTCAGCGCCTGAGCACTGGTCGAGAACAGGGCCGCGGCGGCAGCTGCCAGCAAGCCGGCGGTGGACAGATAACTGCGGATTTGCATGGCAAGGCTCCTGACGGAAGAACTTCGAGACGTTGTGAAAGGGGTCAGCGTCGACCGGCTGCCGCGCTGGCCAAGGGGCTGGACGGGACGTCGATGGCCAGCGCATCCAGTTGCAGCCGCACATAGGAGATGCGATCGAAGCTCTCCTGACGGGCGCCGAGATCCAGTACGCCGGTCACCGCGATCGGGCCGGGACGGTACGCCGGGATTTCACTGGCGTTGCCGCTGGGCAGGTGCACGAACACCGTGCCGGGCGGCAGATCGTCGGCACCACCATCGGCCCGTTCAGCCAGATTGACGGGCTGCGAGGCCAGCAGGAACAAGCCTTCATAAGGCTCGTCCTGGCGGACCATGTAGCCCTGGATGCGGACCCGCTGATGATCGAGCGACAGCAGCTTTTCAGTCGGCTCCAGACCATAGGGACCCACCGGCAGCCGATACAGCTCGGTCAGCGACAGCGCGGTGGCCGGTGCGGCCACAGGCGCATTCGTGAGTGCAGGTGGCTGCAGCGGCGCCATCGAACAGCCGCTGGCACCTAGCAGCAGGGCGCTGATGCCCAGGGCTTTCAGGAGTGCCGGGAAGTGGATGCCGGAGTCTGCTGGCAAGGGAATGGTCCTGGATTGGGGGACAAGGTGACAGCCGTCGATCCGCAGATCGGACGAAGGCACGCTAGCCCTACTGGATGACCGGGAAATGACATTTCCTTCACCTGAGAACGGCCGGTGACAGAACCGCTCATCGCCAACGAGCAACGGCCGCGACCGAAAACCCGCGATTGCCGGCTTTTTGTGGGGGCGCCCATCAATTTGCCGGCAATTTGTCGGCAATTGCCGGTCGACGGCGGCCATTCGCGGCACAGGCCCGCTGTACGATAGTTGCCATATTCCTAAGTGGCCGCGCGCACATGAGTGTTTTCCAGTCGGCAGGCCGCACCGATCTCGGCAAGATTCGCAAACGTAACGAGGACGCCATCCTGAGCCGCGACGACGCCCGGCTCTGGGTGGTGGCCGATGGTCTTGGCGGGCATTCCGCCGGCGACGTCGCCAGCGCGCTGATTGCCGAGCGGCTGGGGGCGATCGAGGTCGGTTCGTCGGCCCCGGACGCTGTTGATGCAATCGACGACACCTTGCTGGCCGTGCACGAGGAACTGCGTCTGCTGGCGCAACAGCGACGCGTCGACCTGATCGGCTCGACGGTGGCGCTGACCCTGATTCGTGATGGCGTCGGTCTCTGCGGCTGGGTGGGCGACAGCCGCGTCTACTGCTACGAGGGCGGTCAGTTGCGTCAGCTGACGGTCGATCACGCGCATGCCCCGCCGCTGGGTAGCACTTCGCAGGCCGGAGCCGGCGTATTGACGCGCGCGATCGGCGCCGATCAGGTGCTGTCGATCGACTGGCTGGCGGTGGCGCTGAAAGCGGACACCCAGTTGCTGTTGTGCACCGACGGCGTCAACAAGGAAATGTCCGATCAGGAACTGGCGGAGGTGCTTGGAGCGGCATCCTCGGCAGAAGCCGCGATCGACGACATCTTCGCCTGTTGCCTGGCCCGCGGCGCCCGCGACAATGT
Coding sequences:
- a CDS encoding alkaline phosphatase; translation: MQIRSYLSTAGLLAAAAAALFSTSAQALSVSRLTPPSELFRTNGVSSAPIIARFIPGQRFDLQATVQPDAGQTISSVSFSVDGVPVPGSVSLVTTGLVPTVAPNTAVASRRAYSLSTSGVHTLTVSALQSNGSSVTRSGNFEIIGIPAPGSITPVKNIIFMLGDGMGAGHRSAARIVQGGISQGKSITPLAMDTFPYSASIMTASLNSIVTDSAPGMSNYVTGNKAQNNQEGVFPDDTLAAFDNPRIEYLSEYLHRVRGTRTGIVTTADVFDATPAANAVHTQARGNGTGIVDQFLDERASNGLYVLMGGGRKWFLPNPSTCAGSEPCGNATGFNGSQRGNGTDYVLPADLVSAYGIAPGVLDPARNLIADFQAAGFSYAPNNSALLNVPNNQPLLGLFALSNMNVALDKLGKRRGTSTVVDDFGFPDQPLLPDMTRKALEVLDNGNRNGFFLMVEGASIDKQSHNMDSERAIMDTIEFDKAIAVAQAFAARDKNTLVIVTADHENGGFSVIGGSTVSSADLDSRASSGAGTGAAGPRGSGPAGNVVGTYDAAGFPRYTQAADGYPQSMDPDFKLLIGYAANADRYEDWLTNPLPLRDSQQPGNNTAPLNSHPASPLNRDVLGGFLVTGQVSDAVAAHTGNDIPLSAFGRGSQFIHGTLDNTDVFFVMAAVAGLGGR
- a CDS encoding PP2C family protein-serine/threonine phosphatase translates to MSVFQSAGRTDLGKIRKRNEDAILSRDDARLWVVADGLGGHSAGDVASALIAERLGAIEVGSSAPDAVDAIDDTLLAVHEELRLLAQQRRVDLIGSTVALTLIRDGVGLCGWVGDSRVYCYEGGQLRQLTVDHAHAPPLGSTSQAGAGVLTRAIGADQVLSIDWLAVALKADTQLLLCTDGVNKEMSDQELAEVLGAASSAEAAIDDIFACCLARGARDNVSAIVIRAPV